In a genomic window of Pelecanus crispus isolate bPelCri1 chromosome 1, bPelCri1.pri, whole genome shotgun sequence:
- the MDM2 gene encoding E3 ubiquitin-protein ligase Mdm2 isoform X2, which yields MCNTKMSSLTDASSVTASEQEALVRPKPLLLKLLKLAGAEKDTFTMKEVIFYLGQYIMSKQLYDEKQQHIVHCANDLLGDLFGVTSFSVKEHRRLYSMISRNLIAINQQDSTLTDTPEDDARFQLEEENVLKESMQELEEKQTSSNMTSRPTTSSRRRTHSESENSSDDLHSDRRKRHKSDSISLTFDESLSWCVVSGLCRERSNSSDSTDSLSIPDLDASSLSENSDWFDHSSVSDQFSVEFEVESIYSEDYSHNEEGLELTDEDDEVYQLTIYQDEDSDADSFDEDPEISLADYWKCPECSKMNPPLPRHCHRCWALREDWLPDEKSDKSVKSKLESSFPLESEEGFDVPDCKKGKMTEDKEPAVEENEDKAVQISESQESEDFSQPSTSSSMFCSSQEDYKEPEKREVQDKEESMESSLPVTSIEPCVICQSRPKNGCIVHGKTGHLMSCFTCARKLKKRNKPCPVCRQPIQMIVLTYFS from the exons ATGTGCAATACCAAGATGTCCTCCCTCACGGATGCCTCTTCTGTCACCGCTTCGGAGCAAGAGGCGCTG GTTAGACCAAAGCCACTATTGTTGAAGTTGCTAAAGTTAGCTGGTGCAGAAAAGGACACTTTTACTATGAAGGAG GTAATATTCTATCTTGGACAATATATTATGTCTAAACAATTATATGATGAAAAACAGCAACATATTGTACACTGTGCAAATGATCTCCTGGGGGATTTATTTGGAGTAACAAGCTTTTCAGTAAAAGAACACAG GAGACTATATTCAATGATTTCCAGAAATCTGATAGCAATCAATCAACAAG ACTCTACGCTTACTGACACACCTGAGGATGATGCCAGATTTCagcttgaagaagaaaatgttctaaag GAATCTATGCAAGAGTTAGAAGAGAAGCAGACTTCATCAAACATGACTTCCCGACCAACTACATCTTCTAGGAGGAGAACACACAGTGAATCTG AAAATTCTTCAGATGATCTGCATAGTGACAGAAGAAAACGACACAAGTCAGACAGCATTTCGTTGACGTTTGATGAAAGTCTCTCATGGTGTGTAGTcagtggtctgtgccgtgaaAGAAGCAATAGCAGTGATTCAACAGATTCTCTTTCCATTCCT gATCTTGATGCCAGTTCATTAAGTGAAAACTCTGATTGGTTTGACCACAGTTCTGTTTCAGACCAGTTCAGTGTAGAGTTTGAAGTCGAGTCTATTTATTCAGAAGATTATAGCCATAATGAAGAAGGACTGGAGCTCACAGATGAAGATGATGAG GTGTATCAGCTGACTATTTACCAGGATGAAGATAGTGATGCTGATTCATTTGATGAAGATCCAGAGATTTCTCTAGCT GATTATTGGAAGTGCCCCGAATGTAGCAAAATGAATCCTCCACTACCACGACATTGCCACAGATGCTGGGCCCTTCGTGAGGACTGGCTTCCAGATGAAAAGAGCGACAAATCGGTAAAGAGCAAATTAGAAAGTTCCTTCCCCCTAGAGTCTGAAGAAGGTTTTGATGTTCCTGACtgcaagaaagggaaaatgactGAAGATAAAGAACCAGCTGTAGAGGAGAATGAGGATAAAGCAGTACAAATTTCCGAGTCCCAGGAAAGTGAAGATTTTTCGCAGCCATCGACATCAAGCAGCATGTTTTGTAGCAGTCAGGAGGACTATAAGGAACCTGAGAAGAGAGAAGTGCAAGACAAAGAGGAAAGTATGGAATCCAGTCTGCCTGTAACCAGCATAGAGCCCTGTGTCATATGTCAGAGCAGACCTAAAAATGGCTGCATTGTACATGGCAAAACGGGACACCTCATGTCATGTTTTACGTGCGCAAGAAAACTTAAGAAGAGGAACAAACCCTGTCCGGTGTGCAGACAGCCCATACAGATGATTGTACTAACTTATTTTAGTTAG
- the MDM2 gene encoding E3 ubiquitin-protein ligase Mdm2 isoform X1, with amino-acid sequence MCNTKMSSLTDASSVTASEQEALVRPKPLLLKLLKLAGAEKDTFTMKEVIFYLGQYIMSKQLYDEKQQHIVHCANDLLGDLFGVTSFSVKEHRRLYSMISRNLIAINQQDSTLTDTPEDDARFQLEEENVLKESMQELEEKQTSSNMTSRPTTSSRRRTHSESEENSSDDLHSDRRKRHKSDSISLTFDESLSWCVVSGLCRERSNSSDSTDSLSIPDLDASSLSENSDWFDHSSVSDQFSVEFEVESIYSEDYSHNEEGLELTDEDDEVYQLTIYQDEDSDADSFDEDPEISLADYWKCPECSKMNPPLPRHCHRCWALREDWLPDEKSDKSVKSKLESSFPLESEEGFDVPDCKKGKMTEDKEPAVEENEDKAVQISESQESEDFSQPSTSSSMFCSSQEDYKEPEKREVQDKEESMESSLPVTSIEPCVICQSRPKNGCIVHGKTGHLMSCFTCARKLKKRNKPCPVCRQPIQMIVLTYFS; translated from the exons ATGTGCAATACCAAGATGTCCTCCCTCACGGATGCCTCTTCTGTCACCGCTTCGGAGCAAGAGGCGCTG GTTAGACCAAAGCCACTATTGTTGAAGTTGCTAAAGTTAGCTGGTGCAGAAAAGGACACTTTTACTATGAAGGAG GTAATATTCTATCTTGGACAATATATTATGTCTAAACAATTATATGATGAAAAACAGCAACATATTGTACACTGTGCAAATGATCTCCTGGGGGATTTATTTGGAGTAACAAGCTTTTCAGTAAAAGAACACAG GAGACTATATTCAATGATTTCCAGAAATCTGATAGCAATCAATCAACAAG ACTCTACGCTTACTGACACACCTGAGGATGATGCCAGATTTCagcttgaagaagaaaatgttctaaag GAATCTATGCAAGAGTTAGAAGAGAAGCAGACTTCATCAAACATGACTTCCCGACCAACTACATCTTCTAGGAGGAGAACACACAGTGAATCTG AAGAAAATTCTTCAGATGATCTGCATAGTGACAGAAGAAAACGACACAAGTCAGACAGCATTTCGTTGACGTTTGATGAAAGTCTCTCATGGTGTGTAGTcagtggtctgtgccgtgaaAGAAGCAATAGCAGTGATTCAACAGATTCTCTTTCCATTCCT gATCTTGATGCCAGTTCATTAAGTGAAAACTCTGATTGGTTTGACCACAGTTCTGTTTCAGACCAGTTCAGTGTAGAGTTTGAAGTCGAGTCTATTTATTCAGAAGATTATAGCCATAATGAAGAAGGACTGGAGCTCACAGATGAAGATGATGAG GTGTATCAGCTGACTATTTACCAGGATGAAGATAGTGATGCTGATTCATTTGATGAAGATCCAGAGATTTCTCTAGCT GATTATTGGAAGTGCCCCGAATGTAGCAAAATGAATCCTCCACTACCACGACATTGCCACAGATGCTGGGCCCTTCGTGAGGACTGGCTTCCAGATGAAAAGAGCGACAAATCGGTAAAGAGCAAATTAGAAAGTTCCTTCCCCCTAGAGTCTGAAGAAGGTTTTGATGTTCCTGACtgcaagaaagggaaaatgactGAAGATAAAGAACCAGCTGTAGAGGAGAATGAGGATAAAGCAGTACAAATTTCCGAGTCCCAGGAAAGTGAAGATTTTTCGCAGCCATCGACATCAAGCAGCATGTTTTGTAGCAGTCAGGAGGACTATAAGGAACCTGAGAAGAGAGAAGTGCAAGACAAAGAGGAAAGTATGGAATCCAGTCTGCCTGTAACCAGCATAGAGCCCTGTGTCATATGTCAGAGCAGACCTAAAAATGGCTGCATTGTACATGGCAAAACGGGACACCTCATGTCATGTTTTACGTGCGCAAGAAAACTTAAGAAGAGGAACAAACCCTGTCCGGTGTGCAGACAGCCCATACAGATGATTGTACTAACTTATTTTAGTTAG